From the genome of Ignavibacteriales bacterium, one region includes:
- a CDS encoding T9SS type A sorting domain-containing protein, which yields MRTNLKTIFLAIAILVGSLDAQYRPDARESKDEYRQLSKTAAPIDRAQNVISINQLGQVVTNMGQWHPYTGVFPRGRWPITTNHDQIYKMSFFIGIPYNVANARGNGTKEWDPLSGNHNPITGKIAISTDKTTWPLNNSDQAYWPVRTTDGRDSIVSQQDTYCQYNDNTNARPEKLNIQVTQTSYAWSTSKDQDYIIWKLEIYNNTSTPKDSLYFGLYYDYDAGGITNEYDNDYYVFDQEKQLTYVVGPTGTTGWEPGSKPFLLGLKFLETPMVDSRGWVVNQNGTRMGITDWHYSGVYSSAWGDNPTDDIIFFDWVSSNQRLRNNASRPNLFHGTNRRIDDWRLQDLVNGTQPGGDGVDGVASSGPYHMEPFQKMTFIFAQVAQQTESQLYQVADRANQIYNNGLQLVPPSKPTLTFTAYDNSVTLKWGNDKEFSYKDLRTGKSAVKEYRIYKTKDPNREIWGNPVAVIKRDSTKNTIISDLYQWQDNIDIKNYFYYSYAVTVYDVDGLESGKALLPADKTAEENVVEARPVSSPRSSLGDIKVVPNPYIISATWERKRLGDPKLGEPIRDIAFTNLPAQCTINVYTIDGNLVKTIEHSNGTGTEFWDLRSFSNQLIASGIYVYHVKSDAGEKVSKFAVVR from the coding sequence CTAATATGGGTCAATGGCATCCATATACAGGAGTCTTTCCGCGAGGCCGATGGCCAATTACTACCAACCACGATCAGATTTATAAGATGTCATTTTTTATCGGCATTCCTTATAATGTTGCTAATGCAAGAGGAAACGGTACAAAAGAATGGGATCCGCTTTCGGGAAATCATAATCCTATTACAGGAAAAATTGCAATCAGTACTGATAAAACTACCTGGCCATTAAATAATTCTGATCAGGCTTATTGGCCGGTTAGAACAACTGATGGACGTGACAGCATTGTTTCTCAACAAGATACATATTGTCAATACAATGACAATACAAATGCACGTCCCGAGAAACTTAATATTCAGGTAACGCAGACAAGTTATGCGTGGAGTACATCCAAAGATCAGGATTATATTATCTGGAAATTAGAAATATACAATAATACCAGTACACCGAAAGATAGTCTCTACTTTGGCTTGTATTACGATTATGATGCCGGCGGAATTACAAACGAGTATGACAACGATTATTATGTTTTTGATCAAGAAAAACAATTGACATATGTCGTTGGTCCTACCGGGACAACCGGCTGGGAACCCGGATCAAAACCTTTCTTATTAGGACTTAAGTTTTTAGAAACACCGATGGTTGATTCGAGAGGGTGGGTTGTAAATCAGAATGGAACCAGAATGGGAATTACTGACTGGCATTACAGCGGTGTCTATAGTTCCGCCTGGGGTGATAACCCTACTGACGATATTATATTCTTTGATTGGGTCAGCAGTAATCAACGGCTTAGGAACAATGCTTCAAGACCAAATCTGTTCCATGGAACGAATAGAAGAATTGATGATTGGCGTCTGCAGGATTTAGTTAATGGCACTCAACCCGGTGGTGATGGAGTAGATGGTGTTGCATCAAGTGGTCCATATCATATGGAACCATTTCAGAAGATGACTTTCATTTTTGCTCAAGTTGCGCAGCAGACCGAGAGTCAATTATACCAAGTAGCTGATCGTGCCAATCAGATTTATAACAACGGATTACAATTAGTTCCGCCGTCGAAACCAACTTTGACATTTACAGCCTATGATAATTCTGTTACTCTAAAATGGGGCAATGATAAAGAATTTTCATATAAAGATTTGAGAACCGGTAAATCTGCTGTTAAGGAATACCGGATTTATAAAACAAAAGATCCAAACCGGGAAATATGGGGTAATCCGGTTGCTGTCATTAAAAGAGACTCAACAAAAAATACTATTATTAGTGATCTTTATCAGTGGCAGGATAACATTGACATAAAAAATTATTTCTACTATTCGTACGCAGTTACAGTTTATGATGTTGACGGACTTGAATCAGGTAAAGCATTACTTCCGGCAGATAAGACAGCTGAAGAAAATGTTGTAGAAGCAAGACCGGTCAGTTCTCCTAGATCTTCTCTTGGTGACATTAAAGTTGTACCAAATCCATATATAATTTCTGCAACATGGGAAAGAAAAAGATTAGGGGACCCTAAACTGGGTGAACCGATTCGTGATATTGCTTTTACTAATCTGCCTGCACAATGTACTATTAATGTCTACACGATTGATGGAAACCTCGTTAAAACCATCGAGCATTCAAACGGAACCGGAACAGAATTTTGGGACTTAAGATCATTCTCTAATCAACTTATTGCCTCCGGAATTTATGTCTATCATGTTAAATCAGATGCTGGAGAAAAGGTCAGCAAATTCGCCGTAGTGCGTTAG
- a CDS encoding Type 1 glutamine amidotransferase-like domain-containing protein, whose product MKKNLFYIYFLLVTISVYPQGSVLLVGGGTENYGDWSDQPYKWFVEHAPNQKILVLSYADTTTWFSGYFPSLSQCKVSNKFISSTAQANDSSIYRLILQHDGIFLRGGDQAQYVSKWKNTLTQKAIKEVFQRGGVIGGTSAGEMVLSNVSYTSGSTDNGAILRNPNATINLEEDFLPFVQNAIAESHTNERGRLGRLPVFLARYKDSKGKEITGIAVDANTAVAIDQNGIGQVMGGSAVALLRWNPDTKFTIEPGRSFSIQNMNFDQLLPGWKFNFKTGEIEKLSTAAAFNPKQISSPKGTIILDGSGSISDWSAATGSLKKFKSVLKNSTDIVGIFSSPLSVATAGAISSALNSFGSNTKILLVNESRKNDSQFTSDANLCGAFIFAGNSLDSLAGFFNSSTSIGQMLNAKIQDEKPLLFLSEDVMLAGEKVIGGIYGSQYSAYYGTITQLIGLDLIKGIQFVPRFYQNLNNSIGYDYSENRIDGLFWSMAKSKLPYGMIIDAGTYMIFSDGKFYVEGVSPTSTSVIMIDARKVQWIDYPVFHRPGRPNAVNNAALIGASLNIIRPGDSNPLTSLRQERNLAPNSFCLEQNYPNPFNPTTTLRYSISEPGIVTLKIYDILGREVASLLNDHIDAGIYETHWDASRNASGIYFAQLNYSSKGTISSKTNKLVLNK is encoded by the coding sequence ATGAAGAAAAATTTATTTTATATATATTTTCTATTGGTCACAATATCGGTCTATCCGCAAGGATCGGTTCTTCTTGTAGGAGGAGGAACGGAAAATTATGGAGACTGGTCAGATCAGCCTTATAAATGGTTTGTAGAGCACGCTCCAAACCAAAAAATATTAGTTCTATCTTACGCCGATACTACAACATGGTTTTCAGGATATTTCCCTTCTCTCAGTCAATGTAAAGTCTCAAATAAATTTATCAGTTCAACAGCACAGGCAAACGACTCCTCAATTTATAGATTGATTCTTCAGCATGATGGAATATTTCTCCGCGGAGGGGATCAGGCGCAGTATGTCTCTAAATGGAAGAACACTTTAACACAAAAAGCCATTAAGGAAGTATTTCAGCGCGGGGGAGTAATTGGAGGAACAAGCGCCGGAGAGATGGTTCTTAGTAATGTCTCTTACACATCAGGCAGTACAGATAATGGTGCCATTCTTAGAAACCCAAATGCAACGATAAATCTGGAAGAAGATTTTTTACCTTTTGTACAAAACGCTATTGCGGAGAGTCATACGAATGAAAGAGGAAGGCTTGGAAGGCTGCCCGTCTTTCTTGCCCGCTACAAAGATTCAAAAGGAAAAGAGATCACAGGAATTGCTGTTGATGCGAATACTGCTGTAGCTATTGATCAGAACGGAATTGGCCAGGTGATGGGCGGCAGTGCTGTAGCATTATTAAGATGGAATCCAGATACAAAATTCACGATCGAACCCGGACGATCTTTTTCAATTCAGAATATGAACTTTGATCAACTATTACCCGGCTGGAAATTCAACTTTAAGACTGGTGAGATCGAAAAATTATCTACGGCAGCGGCTTTTAACCCTAAACAAATTTCTTCTCCTAAAGGAACAATAATATTAGATGGAAGCGGCAGCATATCGGATTGGTCAGCTGCAACAGGAAGTCTGAAAAAATTTAAGTCTGTCTTGAAAAATTCTACTGATATAGTGGGAATATTTTCATCGCCATTGTCAGTAGCAACCGCAGGTGCAATTAGCTCGGCATTGAATTCTTTTGGTTCAAATACAAAAATTCTTTTGGTAAATGAATCGCGGAAAAATGATTCACAGTTTACTTCCGATGCAAATCTTTGCGGGGCCTTTATTTTTGCCGGGAACTCGCTTGATAGTTTAGCTGGTTTCTTCAATTCTTCAACATCAATAGGACAAATGTTGAATGCAAAGATACAAGATGAAAAACCGCTTCTATTTCTTTCGGAAGATGTAATGCTTGCTGGTGAAAAAGTAATCGGCGGAATCTATGGCAGTCAATACAGTGCATACTATGGAACAATTACACAGTTGATCGGTCTTGATCTTATCAAAGGGATTCAATTTGTCCCGCGCTTTTATCAAAACCTGAATAACTCTATAGGATATGATTATTCGGAGAATAGAATTGATGGTTTATTCTGGTCAATGGCAAAATCTAAGCTTCCATACGGGATGATTATTGATGCTGGTACTTATATGATCTTTTCAGATGGAAAATTTTATGTCGAAGGAGTTTCTCCGACTTCAACTTCAGTAATTATGATTGATGCACGCAAAGTCCAATGGATTGATTACCCGGTTTTTCATAGACCGGGAAGACCGAATGCAGTAAATAATGCGGCATTGATTGGTGCTTCGCTAAACATAATACGACCGGGAGATTCAAACCCTCTTACTAGTCTAAGACAAGAAAGAAATCTTGCACCAAATTCATTTTGTCTCGAGCAGAATTATCCAAATCCGTTTAATCCCACAACTACATTGCGCTATTCTATTTCTGAACCCGGAATAGTTACGCTGAAAATATATGACATCCTTGGACGCGAAGTTGCATCGTTACTTAACGATCACATTGATGCCGGAATTTATGAAACACATTGGGATGCTTCCAGAAATGCAAGCGGGATATATTTTGCCCAACTTAATTATTCATCGAAGGGTACAATTAGTAGTAAAACAAATAAACTCGTTTTAAATAAATAG
- a CDS encoding T9SS type A sorting domain-containing protein has protein sequence MKSRLLIGILLLLSVLFIAPISVNAQTLTGNKIVGTGGDYTSLAAAITDINTKGVAGTLTLLINGDLTETGVHEITSTTLTGTNNLIIKPNTGKTPTVTFTALTTSGTGGNAGLAVSGATTNVGNITVDGSNTTNGTTRDMTFALNDAAAGRYGFRLNGETDNITIKNLKIIAAAILPTTASGSRTYGVYAVASSTAAADNLTVTNCQIGSNTAPFYYGLYKPDGGTFPFGSTLTVSKNEVFAQHKGLSIWGTDGTSNINDNTISMMGHPTGAYVQNSVNGIYVETWKGTLNVFNNKLIALNCKAVTQTATKALYGILVYFASGYSITGQTANVYNNFISNFSYAGDATTTASEVIGIAVDALDNNVNVYFNTVYMSNVTTNPVYGIRVYDDAGLSANVKNNIIVNTVNQDNAYAIYVDPIVNNALKTSDYNDLIVTGASANVGYYNSAKYKAMTDWKTASGKDANSISINPANPFGAAGQLTSLTDLHWVSKPAASFGGTPITGFTTDIDGTTRSTTKPYMGADEGAALTSVKLDGNIIPTEFALEQNYPNPFNPSTVINYKLSSNAHVTLKVYDILGKEVATLVNEFQQAGAYKASFSTLNSSLASGIYLYRLQAGSFVDVKKMILAK, from the coding sequence ATGAAATCTCGTTTACTAATTGGGATTCTTCTTTTACTCAGCGTACTTTTTATAGCGCCTATATCTGTTAACGCTCAGACGTTAACTGGGAACAAAATTGTTGGAACAGGGGGAGATTATACATCTCTTGCCGCTGCAATTACAGATATCAACACAAAAGGTGTTGCGGGAACATTAACATTATTAATCAACGGAGATTTAACCGAAACAGGCGTTCATGAAATTACATCTACAACATTAACAGGTACCAACAATCTTATTATTAAACCAAATACAGGCAAAACTCCAACAGTTACATTTACAGCCTTAACAACATCCGGTACTGGCGGAAATGCCGGACTTGCTGTTTCCGGTGCTACCACAAATGTCGGTAATATTACTGTGGATGGTTCCAATACGACTAATGGTACAACAAGAGACATGACTTTCGCCCTTAATGATGCTGCAGCGGGACGTTATGGATTCAGACTAAATGGAGAAACTGATAATATTACAATCAAGAATTTGAAAATAATTGCGGCTGCAATTCTGCCGACTACCGCCAGCGGCTCAAGAACTTACGGTGTTTATGCGGTGGCTTCGTCTACTGCTGCAGCAGATAATCTAACAGTCACAAATTGTCAGATCGGCAGTAATACAGCACCATTCTACTATGGCCTCTATAAACCTGATGGAGGAACTTTTCCTTTCGGTTCAACATTAACAGTTTCGAAAAATGAAGTTTTTGCGCAGCATAAAGGATTAAGCATTTGGGGAACAGATGGTACAAGCAACATAAATGATAATACAATCTCGATGATGGGTCATCCAACAGGAGCCTATGTTCAAAACTCCGTTAATGGTATTTACGTTGAAACATGGAAGGGCACATTAAACGTATTCAATAACAAGTTAATCGCTTTGAATTGCAAAGCTGTTACTCAAACTGCAACCAAAGCTTTATACGGCATACTTGTATATTTTGCCTCGGGGTATTCAATTACCGGACAAACTGCGAATGTTTACAATAATTTTATAAGCAATTTCTCTTATGCAGGTGATGCGACAACAACCGCGTCTGAAGTAATTGGAATTGCAGTTGATGCTCTTGATAATAATGTTAATGTTTATTTTAATACAGTTTACATGAGCAACGTTACCACAAATCCTGTTTATGGAATTCGCGTTTATGATGATGCTGGTCTTTCTGCAAATGTTAAAAATAACATCATTGTTAATACAGTCAATCAGGATAATGCTTATGCTATTTATGTTGACCCGATTGTAAATAATGCACTTAAAACATCCGACTATAACGATCTTATTGTTACTGGTGCTAGCGCAAATGTAGGCTACTACAATAGTGCTAAATACAAGGCTATGACGGATTGGAAAACTGCTTCAGGTAAAGATGCTAACAGTATAAGCATCAATCCCGCAAATCCTTTTGGCGCTGCCGGACAATTGACAAGTCTAACAGATCTTCATTGGGTTTCTAAGCCGGCTGCTTCTTTTGGCGGAACTCCAATAACAGGATTTACAACCGATATTGACGGAACAACAAGAAGCACAACAAAACCATATATGGGCGCTGATGAAGGCGCAGCATTAACAAGTGTAAAACTTGACGGCAATATAATCCCAACTGAATTCGCTCTTGAACAGAATTATCCAAATCCGTTCAACCCGAGTACTGTTATTAATTATAAACTTTCTAGTAATGCACATGTAACATTAAAAGTATATGACATTCTTGGTAAAGAAGTCGCAACTTTGGTAAATGAATTCCAACAGGCAGGTGCTTATAAAGCATCATTCTCTACATTAAATTCTTCGTTGGCAAGCGGAATTTATCTTTACCGATTACAGGCCGGATCATTTGTTGATGTAAAGAAAATGATTCTTGCTAAATAG
- a CDS encoding PorV/PorQ family protein has translation MKTKINRIVFVILWISVTAVSYGQGFSNVGSASANFLKIPVEPVGAALGNSNVATNQGILGLYWNPGAIAYTEGTEILLSQVNWIADTHVSFLGATHSLGFGVIGLSITALTVGEMEITTETAPNGTGTFFNSGSYAFGLSYGMKIIDRFSFGGTVKYIYEYIWETHGSTLLFDLGSVYQTDFYNMRIGMRLANFGGNVKFAGDPIDNKSQVIAESGISYPYDPRLDRISPEYQLPQLFNVGISIDPIHMEDHRLSITAAVNDPNDNNTQLVFGSEYAWHDMLFLRMGYKSGYDEQNISAGLGVKVMVGNITPQIDFAYSAFGKLGSVLFLSMRLGL, from the coding sequence ATGAAAACTAAAATTAATAGAATCGTTTTCGTCATTTTATGGATTAGTGTAACGGCAGTTTCCTATGGTCAAGGATTTAGCAATGTGGGATCTGCAAGTGCAAACTTTCTTAAAATTCCTGTTGAACCGGTTGGTGCAGCATTAGGCAATTCCAACGTTGCTACTAACCAGGGAATCCTTGGTCTTTATTGGAATCCCGGTGCGATTGCATATACAGAGGGAACTGAAATTCTTCTTTCTCAGGTGAATTGGATAGCTGATACACATGTTTCATTTCTTGGTGCAACGCACAGTTTAGGTTTTGGTGTGATTGGATTGAGTATTACTGCTTTGACTGTTGGAGAGATGGAGATTACCACTGAAACGGCCCCAAATGGAACCGGTACGTTTTTCAATTCAGGCAGTTATGCTTTTGGTCTTTCTTACGGAATGAAAATAATTGACCGTTTTAGTTTCGGCGGAACTGTAAAATATATCTATGAGTACATTTGGGAAACTCACGGCTCGACACTCTTATTTGATCTTGGTTCCGTATATCAGACAGATTTTTATAACATGCGCATCGGAATGAGATTAGCGAATTTTGGCGGCAATGTAAAATTTGCCGGAGACCCTATTGATAATAAATCTCAAGTTATTGCTGAATCCGGTATTTCATATCCTTACGATCCTCGCCTGGACAGAATTTCTCCCGAATATCAATTACCGCAACTATTTAATGTTGGAATATCGATCGATCCAATTCACATGGAAGATCATCGGTTAAGTATTACCGCTGCCGTCAATGATCCCAATGATAATAACACTCAATTGGTTTTCGGAAGTGAATATGCATGGCATGATATGCTCTTTCTAAGAATGGGATATAAATCCGGTTATGATGAACAAAATATAAGTGCTGGTTTAGGCGTTAAAGTAATGGTCGGAAACATTACTCCTCAAATTGATTTTGCTTATTCAGCATTTGGAAAATTGGGAAGTGTTTTATTTCTAAGCATGCGATTGGGATTATAA
- a CDS encoding M14 family zinc carboxypeptidase, whose protein sequence is MKKLILFFLLGSIAINAQIKTPLEKSNYSKLTSNSELINFVKQLPGLSKFITFDTLAISPEGKLIPLLKISKNSFGKSKGKIKVLIFAQQHGNEHSGKEAALILLKQITLGKLDFIFDKIDLLLVPQMNPDGNDKDQRKNGHEADLNRNHLILTEPEVIGLHKVFNQYLPEATLDLHEYGPFSKDWMNFGYRKDYDEQIGKLTNPNIYKPLLEYQNKKYLPYIKKFLDKSGFSSNEYAVGGPPDKSRLRYSTVDINDGRQSFGILNTFSFIIEGKNGRESLDNIKKRAEGQYTAILGFLKFIHDNNSSLKKIVTEGRNILKKKIQEDVSIQMEHIGDGRQKMNMLSVKTGKDTTIDVVNYHTKVESILKVNKPLGYLIPKTESELISLLQRNNVKIATYNRKNSDQIQEYYIIKKLKTKLEELYINTPVVELKDAAEIESDKYFFVPLTQIYSNMLVLLFEPQSMMNLLQYEKFSYLLKENDYYPILRVIEKKKNN, encoded by the coding sequence ATGAAAAAATTAATTTTATTTTTTTTGCTCGGTTCTATAGCTATCAATGCTCAGATCAAGACTCCCTTGGAAAAGTCAAACTATTCCAAACTTACATCAAATTCCGAGTTGATAAACTTTGTAAAGCAATTACCGGGTCTTTCAAAATTTATCACATTTGATACACTTGCAATATCACCGGAAGGGAAATTAATTCCCTTACTTAAAATATCTAAAAATAGTTTTGGTAAATCAAAAGGAAAGATAAAAGTCCTGATATTTGCTCAGCAGCACGGAAACGAGCATTCGGGTAAAGAAGCCGCATTGATTCTTTTAAAACAGATTACATTGGGAAAGCTAGATTTCATATTTGACAAAATAGATCTACTGCTAGTCCCTCAGATGAATCCTGATGGTAATGATAAGGATCAAAGAAAAAACGGCCACGAGGCAGACCTAAATAGAAATCATCTGATTCTAACAGAGCCCGAGGTGATTGGCTTGCATAAAGTTTTCAATCAATATTTGCCTGAAGCAACTTTGGATCTTCATGAGTATGGGCCATTCAGTAAAGACTGGATGAATTTTGGTTACAGGAAAGATTATGATGAACAAATAGGAAAGCTTACAAACCCTAACATTTATAAACCTCTCTTAGAATATCAGAACAAAAAATATCTGCCTTATATTAAAAAGTTTCTTGATAAGTCCGGATTCAGTTCTAATGAGTATGCTGTTGGTGGTCCTCCCGATAAATCACGATTGAGATATAGCACTGTGGATATTAATGATGGAAGGCAAAGTTTTGGAATACTAAATACTTTTTCATTTATAATTGAAGGAAAAAATGGAAGAGAATCATTAGATAATATAAAAAAAAGGGCAGAAGGGCAGTACACGGCTATTCTGGGATTTCTAAAATTCATTCATGATAATAATTCGTCACTAAAAAAAATAGTTACGGAAGGCAGGAATATTCTTAAAAAAAAGATACAGGAAGATGTTTCTATTCAAATGGAACATATCGGTGATGGCAGACAAAAAATGAACATGCTTTCCGTTAAAACAGGCAAGGATACGACAATTGATGTTGTAAATTATCATACAAAGGTTGAATCAATCCTAAAAGTCAATAAACCGCTAGGTTATTTAATTCCTAAAACTGAAAGCGAACTGATCTCTTTACTTCAAAGAAACAATGTTAAAATTGCAACTTACAACCGAAAAAATTCGGATCAGATTCAGGAATACTATATCATAAAAAAACTAAAAACAAAGCTTGAAGAATTGTATATCAATACACCGGTTGTTGAACTGAAGGATGCTGCTGAGATAGAATCTGATAAATATTTTTTCGTTCCTCTAACTCAGATTTATTCAAATATGTTAGTGCTTCTTTTTGAACCTCAATCTATGATGAATCTATTGCAATATGAAAAATTTTCATATCTGCTTAAGGAGAACGATTACTATCCAATATTGCGGGTGATTGAAAAGAAAAAGAACAATTGA
- a CDS encoding Fic family protein, with protein sequence MDNLQLEKEFQSLRKKDLLHIAVSNSEWYTLFKDEIRNSIAIEGIFANRNELLDVLDKNKRTSDQKTSAILGYFESASSVYEYANNLHDQKEFSVRLSDIRQIHTLLMRYEKQVGSFTGKLGDFRNETVEVTQSHFSSLNYMYIKDTMELFVKWLNKKLVDRKPDPIKIAALSHILFETIHPFRDGNGRTGRIFLSFILIGCGFTNIAIKGTQKIDRDKYYEAMEQGDDEFEKMLRLIENGEKLTARDIDEFASRTNSSILEKIISERLNHSLTRLKQQPSIQHNLEAIIPLRDAAKFYNYSQDYLRNLINKQKIPAHKKGKLWYIKIKDIEKYISSFEKLK encoded by the coding sequence ATGGACAACTTACAGCTGGAAAAAGAATTTCAGTCACTTCGAAAAAAAGATCTCCTTCACATAGCGGTATCAAACAGCGAGTGGTATACTTTGTTTAAGGATGAAATCCGAAACTCAATTGCAATAGAAGGTATTTTTGCAAACCGGAATGAACTTCTCGATGTCCTCGATAAAAACAAAAGGACCAGTGATCAAAAAACCTCTGCGATACTCGGTTATTTTGAATCAGCAAGTTCAGTCTATGAATACGCTAACAATCTACATGACCAAAAAGAATTTTCTGTTCGGCTTTCTGATATTCGCCAGATCCACACATTGCTCATGCGTTATGAAAAACAAGTCGGTTCATTTACCGGCAAGCTTGGTGATTTCAGAAACGAGACGGTTGAAGTTACTCAGTCACACTTTTCTTCTCTGAACTATATGTATATCAAAGATACGATGGAGCTATTCGTAAAATGGCTTAACAAAAAATTAGTTGACAGAAAACCTGATCCAATAAAAATTGCTGCGTTGAGCCACATCCTTTTCGAAACAATTCATCCATTCAGAGACGGCAATGGTAGAACTGGAAGAATTTTTCTTTCATTCATTCTAATCGGTTGTGGCTTTACAAATATTGCAATCAAAGGAACTCAGAAAATTGATCGTGATAAATATTATGAAGCTATGGAACAGGGTGATGATGAATTTGAAAAGATGCTTCGATTGATTGAGAATGGAGAAAAATTAACCGCTAGAGATATTGACGAGTTTGCCTCCCGAACTAACTCATCCATACTTGAGAAAATAATATCCGAGCGGTTGAACCATAGCTTAACACGGTTGAAACAACAGCCCTCGATTCAGCATAATCTTGAAGCAATAATTCCTCTGCGTGATGCGGCTAAATTTTATAATTATTCTCAGGACTATCTGCGGAATCTTATCAACAAACAAAAAATTCCCGCTCACAAGAAGGGCAAACTCTGGTATATAAAGATTAAGGATATTGAAAAATATATATCATCATTCGAAAAACTCAAATAG
- the rocD gene encoding ornithine--oxo-acid transaminase, translating into MMLTKDYIELEEKYGAHNYHPLPVVLTRGEGAYVWDVEGKRYFDFLSAYSAVNQGHCHPKIVKAMTEQAKILTLTSRAFYNNTLGEYEKYITEYFGYDKVLPMNSGAEADETALKLARRWAYDKKGVPENEAKIIVCEGNFHGRTITVISMSNDPDSYKGFGPYTPGFIKIPYNDLNTLSRALEDPNVAGFLVEPIQGEAGVFVPDEGYLSKAYELCKSKNVLFIADEVQTGLARTGKMLACDHENVKPDILILGKALSGGTMPISAVLANDEIMLVIKPGEHGSTFGGNPLASKVAIAALQVLKDEKLAENAERLGKIFRDELRNTKSEMIELIRGKGLLNAMVIKPTIDKEAWDVCLKMRDNGLLAKPTHGNIIRFAPPLIINEEQILSAVEIIRKSIMELGS; encoded by the coding sequence TTGATGTTAACAAAAGATTATATCGAGCTAGAAGAAAAATATGGAGCGCATAATTATCATCCTCTTCCGGTAGTACTTACAAGAGGAGAGGGCGCATATGTATGGGATGTTGAGGGGAAAAGATATTTCGATTTCCTTTCTGCATATTCGGCTGTAAATCAAGGGCACTGTCACCCCAAAATTGTTAAGGCAATGACAGAACAAGCAAAGATATTAACACTAACCTCGAGAGCGTTCTATAATAATACTCTCGGGGAGTATGAAAAATATATAACCGAGTATTTTGGCTATGATAAAGTCCTTCCAATGAATTCCGGTGCTGAAGCTGATGAAACAGCTCTCAAACTCGCAAGAAGATGGGCTTATGATAAAAAAGGTGTTCCAGAAAATGAAGCTAAGATTATTGTCTGTGAGGGAAATTTTCATGGAAGAACAATTACCGTAATCTCAATGTCGAATGACCCCGATTCATACAAGGGATTTGGTCCATATACGCCGGGATTTATTAAAATTCCGTATAATGATCTGAATACACTTTCGAGAGCGCTGGAAGATCCTAATGTTGCGGGATTCTTAGTGGAACCAATACAGGGCGAAGCCGGTGTATTTGTCCCAGACGAAGGCTACCTTTCAAAAGCATATGAACTGTGTAAATCGAAAAATGTATTATTCATCGCTGATGAAGTTCAGACAGGATTAGCTCGGACCGGTAAGATGCTTGCCTGCGATCATGAAAATGTCAAACCCGATATTTTAATTTTAGGCAAGGCTCTTTCAGGAGGAACAATGCCGATATCCGCAGTACTTGCGAATGATGAAATAATGCTGGTAATAAAACCTGGTGAGCATGGTTCAACATTTGGCGGAAATCCTCTTGCATCCAAAGTTGCAATTGCCGCTCTTCAAGTTTTAAAAGATGAAAAATTGGCAGAGAATGCGGAGAGGCTTGGAAAAATATTTCGTGATGAACTTCGAAACACCAAGTCAGAGATGATTGAATTAATTCGCGGTAAAGGATTGTTAAACGCGATGGTGATCAAGCCAACTATTGATAAAGAAGCGTGGGATGTGTGCTTGAAGATGCGTGATAATGGCTTACTAGCAAAACCAACTCACGGTAACATTATTCGCTTTGCACCTCCTTTGATTATTAATGAAGAACAAATATTAAGTGCTGTGGAGATAATCAGAAAATCAATTATGGAGTTGGGCAGTTAA